Genomic window (Megamonas funiformis):
TCATCTTTTGCATCATCACTTCCTGCAAGCGTGAAGAAAAACTCTTTTACATCTTGCATATTTTCGTTTGCATCATCTACAACAGCATAGATTTCTGTGCGATTACAAGTAGATAAAATTACAACTTCACTAATTCCATTATAATTATCTAAATGACGTAATCCTTTATTAATATTGTCAACAGAAATGGCAAATCTTTCACGTACTTCTACAGATACAGTTTTATGATTAAGCCCTAAAACCACTAATTGCATCTCTTATGCTCGCCTCCGCTTCATCATATTTTTTAGCCCTTACAAGTTCCATCACATCATCACTTAACGCACTACGCCAAAAGATTTCACGGTCATCACTTGTTGGCAATTTTTCAATAGCTTCTTTTCTTAATTGCACTAATTTATCTAACCAATTTGCATATGTTTCGTCAAATTCTCGTTCCATTTTACAACGCAAATATCTAGATAATGCTGGTGATTTTCCATTAGTTGAAAAAGTTACTAATAAATCACCTCTTCTAATTTTTGCAGGCAAAGCAAAATCACAAAATTCTAATCTATCAACTACATTTAATATCACTTTTTTTTGATTTGCTTCTTTTCGAACTTGTGCATTTACTTCTTCATTGCCTATAGCGCAAATAGCCAAAATAAAATCAGTTAAATCTCCTTGTTCATAGCATTTTTTTTGCCAAATTATAGCTTTTGTTTCCACTAGTTTAGCCAAACCTTCCACTATTTGAGGAGAGATAACTGTAACTTTTGCCTTTGCCTCTAATAAACCTTTTACTTTTCTCAGTGCTACATGTCCGCCACCTAAGACTACACAAGGCTTATTATCCAAAATTAAATTAATAGGATACACACCCACACCTCTTCAAAATATGAATATAATTCATTTTTTATAATTATACCGCAATAAATATGCTCTATCAACACTTTAAAGTAATATTATATAACAAGCTATCAAATTTATTAATACCTTATCTTGGAATTATTTTACCTGAATTTTTCTTTACCAAAAAAGTCAAATAGTTTATACTTATAATATCCTTTAGATGTTTATGTCGATACAAAGAAGATTAATATATGGAAATCCTTTTATGTTTTATTATTTCTCCTATATTCCTTTTCTTTGTTCCATAACAAATGAAAAGGAATTATATTATTAAGTAGGTGTTAAATTTATGAAAACTATCGCATTAATTGCCCATGACCAGAAAAAAGAAGAAATGCTTGAATTTGTTGGCAATCATCTTGATGTCTTAAAACAATTTCATCTTGTAGCAACTCGCACAACTGGTACATTAATCAACGAAAAATATAATTTAAATGTTGAAACTATGATGTCTGGTCCTTTAGGTGGCGACCAACAAATCGGTGCTATGGTAGCAACTGAAAAAGTAGATTATGTAATTTTCATGCGCGACCCATTAAACGCTCAGCCTCACGAACCTGATATCAACGCACTTCTTCGCATTTGCGACGTTCACAATATTCCACTTGCTACAAATCGCAGAAGTGGTCATATTTTAATCAAATATGCTGGTGAAAAATTATAATATTACGCAAAAAAAGGCTTTAGCTCTAAATAGAACTAAAGTCTTTTTTTTATCTAATTAATTCATTTCAAATACAACTGATACATTTGCTCTAACACTGATATCACCACTTTGAATAGGTGAAGTTGCTCCTGTTGCATCAGCTGCTCTCATATACATAGCATTATTGAAATTTTTAGCTTCAATATATGTGCTTCCAGTATTTACACTGACTACATTTACTATAGATTTTTCTAAGCTATTAGCAACTACTTGTGCTTTACGTTTAGCATCTGCGATAGCTTGCTGTAATACTTTATCTTTATAAACTTGGCTGTCTTTTAAACCAAATTCTATAGAATTTACATTACTAGCACCTGCATTAATTGCTGTATCAATCACAGTTCCTACCATATCGATATTATCTATAGTAACAGTAATTTCATTTGATACACTGTAGCCAATGATTTCTCTACTATTATCTTTAGTGTTATATACAGGATATAAATTATAATTTGTTGTCTGCATTTTATCTTTAGTTATAGCTAATCCCAATATAGCACTTTGAATATTTTGCATGATTTGAGCATTTTGTGCTGAAGCCAATTTTGCATCTTTTGCAGTATTTTCAATGCTAATACTTATAGTTGCTTTATCTGGAGCAACTTTTATCGTAGAACTTCCATCTACAGAAATTGTTCTTAAATCCTGTGCTTGTACTAGACTACAAGAAAATAAAATACATAGAGCCATCACTAAGCCGACCAAACTAAATTTACGCATAAATAACACTCCTTTTGCTTTAAATTAATTAAATTATTAAAATTTTATTAAAATTTTCCAGATAAAATATAGGGAAGAATTTTCCCTATATTTATTTATGCATTAAACATTGAAACGGAAATGTGTAACATCGCCATCTTGCATGATATAATCTTTACCTTCTACACGAACTTGACCTTTTTCACGAGCTGCTGCTACACTTCCAGAAGCTACTAAATCATCATAAGATACGATTTCTGCACGAATGAAGCCACGCTCTATATCAGAGTGAATTTTACCGGCAGCCTGTGGAGCTTTTGTACCCACTTTAATAGTCCATGCACGACATTCATCTTCACCAGCTGTCAAGAAAGTCATAAGACCTAATAATTTAAAAGCTGCTTTGATTAATTTATTAAGACCAGATTCATCAAGTCCTAAATCAGATAAAAATTCATTTGCTTCTTCTTCATCGAGTTCTGCAATTTCAGATTCTACTTTAGCGGAAATTACTACAACACCTGCATTTTCTTTTTGAGCATATTCTTTTACTTTTGCTACATATTCATTATCATTTTCAGCAGTAGCTGCTTCATCTTCACTTACATTTGCTACATATAATGTAGGTTTTAAAGTCAATAAATTCAAATCTTTGATGAGTTCTAATTCATCTTCACTGAGTTTTGCCTGACGTGCTGGAATAGCTTCTTCTACTACTTTTTTTACTTTTTCCAAAACAGCTTCTTCAGCACGAGCTTCTTTATTACCGCTTTTAGCTGTACGAGAAACTCTATCTAAACGTTTTTCTACAGAATCAAGGTCTGCTAAACAAAGTTCAGTGTTGATGATTTCAATATCACGAATTGGGTCTACACTACCTTCAACATGAGTAATATCACCACTAGCAAAACAACGTACAACATGAGCTACTGCATCTACTTGACGAATATGGGATAAGAATTTATTTCCTAAACCTTCACCACGAGAAGCGCCTTTTACTAAACCTGCAATATCAACAAAGCTTACGCTTGCAGGAGTAGTTTTTTTAGAATTGTACATTTCATGAAGAACTTTTAATCTTTCATCAGGAACATCTACAACACCTACATTTGGTTCAATTGTGCAAAATGGATAGTTTGCTGCTTCTGCACCTGCTTTTGTAATAGCATTAAATAAAGTAGATTTACCCACATTTGGCAATCCTACAATACCAACTTCTAAATTACTCAAAATTATTCACCCTATCTTTTTTATTTTTCTATATAATTATACCTTATTCTTATTTTACTGCAACAAGGCTTCATCTATAATTGTACCATATTTGCCAAGCCACCAAGAAATAGCTCTTACACCATTGATATAATTTTCTAAAACAGTTCTATCTGGCAAGGCTTCACGATTAAAATATTGTGGTTTTTCTACTAAATCATCAGTATTGCCGATAGCATCAGCAGTTATCCAAAAAGCATAACTTTGACCTAATTTATTTTCACTCAAAGATTTCCCCACACTATAATAAGTAAAACCTTCTGGAGCTATTAAATCTATCACTGTTGGCATAATATCTATTTGACTTCCTGCCATATCTTCTGGCAATAAATCTTTTTGTATGCCTTTTCCTGTGATGATAAGTGGCACGCTATAGCGTTCATACATTGTAGGTACTTTATCGATATTATATCTATCAGCATGGTCGCCCACAAAAATAAATAAACTATCTGGATATTTTGCTTTGACTTTATTGATGAAATCACTTGCCATCTTATCTGCATACCAAAAATGACCAAGCTCTTTGATTAATTCTTGATTATTTTTTTCTTTATCAGGCAAACCTTCAATCACTTTACTAACATCAAAACCTTCTTTTTCTAAGTCAATATTAAATGGTGAATGATTTGATGTATTTAAAATCACTGAAAAAGTCATTTTATTATCATCAATCTGTTTAAAAATAGCATCATATAAATATTCATCATCAGCGCCCCATACGCTACCTGTAGCATTAGGGTCAATATTGCCTCTACTATAAAAATTATCAAAGCCTTGTGCTAATGTAAATTCTTGAATATTTTCCCATGTAGCAGGACCAGCATACCAAAAACTTGTTTCATAGCCTAAATTTTTCATCTGTGGTGCTGTTGCCGTGATATAAGGATTTGCTAATGCTTCTGGCATAGTTGTCAAATATAAATTAGAATTTGCCATGCCTGTAACCATAGTCATTAAAGCACCTACTGTACTTGAGCCACTAGGCAACATATGCGAAGTATAAATCGTATCATCTTCAGCGATTATTTTTTTCATATTATCAGCAATATGCAAATTGCTATATTTATCTAATAATGGCCAGTTCGCATAGCTTTCTGATACAATCACAAAAATATGTTTTGGTTTTTCTATCTTAGCCCCTGTTGCTTCTTTAGCTAGATATATACTTAAATCATTTCCGCCATCTTTATTTGTTAAAGATTTTGCTAAATCTCTCACATTTTGCGCTGAAAAACTAAGTCCATTACAAGCTTCCATACGCATTTGATTTGCATATGCTCGATAAATAGCTTGATAATCATCTAAAATAGACTCATTTAAAAATGTATCATTTGTAATTCCTGCATTTTCCCAATTCACACCAGATTTCCAGCTCCAGCCACCGCCATATAAAGATAATGTACCTAAGACATATATGCACATGAGCAAGGAAACCGTTTTTATTTTCTCTGGTAATATTTGCCATCTTTTAACTTTAAAACTATAAACTAAAAATTTATTAAAAGCATAATTCAAGATAGCAACTAAAGCAATTATTAATAGCAATTTCAATGGCAACTGAAATTCTTCCACCAAAGAAATAAATAATGCATATAAATCTTCATGCATTGCTGTAAATAACATTTGATTGAAACCGCTATGGAATTGTTGATAAAAAGGAAATCTAGCTACAAATAATAATGTGGTTATAAACAAAATCACAAATGAACAAATATAGCGAAAATATTTTAATCTATGCCATATAGTTTCAGCGATAAAACCAATGAGCATACATAATGTAAGTCCGCCTGCTGTTTGCAAACTTAATTTTGCCCCACTATAAATTGCTGTAAGAATTAAATTATGTCCACTACCTGCACTGAGATATTCACTCATCCCCCAAATAAAAATCAAACGATAGACACATAATAATAACCAAAAAAAGATAAAGGTTTTTATTATTTTTGTTAAATTTTTATTTAAACCTAACAAAATTTTATTTAGCAATATAATCCTTCTTTCTCGCTTTACCAAAATCACTAAAATTTACAAGAAACTTACTATACTGCTTTATTATACAAAAAAATTTTTCACTTATAAATACACTATTAACTAAAACCTTACAAAATTTATAAAATAAGCAAAAAGACTTCCTATAGCCATTTATTCATTAAATAAACCATAGGAAGCCCTAATTTATAAAAATGATAAAATCTGAGCTATCTTTTTACAATAATTAGTCTAAGATAACTGCTTTTGTAGCTGTAGCTTGTCCAGGCATGCTCATTGCTACAAAATCATACCATACTAAAACTTTATCACCTTGTTTTAATTCTTTAGCATCATCTTCTACATTTTCAGGAATTGTAACGAACATATCTTCATTAGTATTTAAAAATTTAACGCCATTTTTTACTTTATCCACTTTGCTAACATGCATATAGATACCATCATGCTGACCATCACCCATTACAAGTGCATATGCTCTGCTTTGTGGTGGGAGGCTACGAGTGGAAATAGAGCTATAATATGCTGTTAATTCATCGCCTACATGTAAACGATTGAGGTCTACATCCTCACCATTTTTACCATTTAAAATTTCAGTATCCCAACGCACGATTAAAGCCACTGTATTATCAGAATTTGTATCTTTTATAGTAATCATGTCATCATTAATAGATACAATCTGACCATGCATACTTACCACATTATCTACTGCTTTGTTTGCAGCAGCAGCAAATGCAGCTGTAGAAGCAAAAGCTAAACATAACACCATCATCAATAAAATTCTAAATTTCTTCATTGTAAATTCAACCTCCATTGAATATATTCATTAACCTTATATTATCATCTTTAATGAACATATTCAATAAGAAATCTATTAGAAATAAATTAAAAGATTATTAAAATAAAAAGAGATTTATTACCTTTGCTCTATATAAACAAATTCATAAATCTCTTTTTATTATATTCTATTCATGTAATTCCAATGGCAGTCCATCAGGGTCTTTAAAAAATGTCATTTTTTTCTGCGTAAAATCGTCCCATCTAATTGGTTCACATTCAATGCCCAATTTTTCTAATTCTGCTACAGTCTTTTCTATACATTCCACTTTAAAAGCTAAATGTCTAAGTCCACAAGCTTCCGGATTATTTACACGTTTTGGTGCATCTGCTTTACCAAAAATCTCCAATTCACAACTACCTAATTTTAAATCTAGCTTATAATCATTTCTATCTTCTCTATGATGTTCTCTAATCACTTCAAAACCCAATAAATCTACATAAAAATGACGAGATTTCGCATAATCAGATACGATAATTGCCACATGATGAATTACTTCTAAATTCATGATTTACACCTCTAATCTTTCTTTTTAAATAAATATGTCATATAAATAAATATTACCCAAATAGGTAAAACTATTATAGAAATCAACATATCTGGTATTTGTGTCATAATCACTACTACTGCAATTAAGAACAAGATACAGAAATAATTTGTATATGGATAAAATAAAGATTTAAATTTAAGTTCATCTAAACGATTTTCACGAGTAAATTTCAATCTAAATTTCATATGTGTAATAGTGATAATAAACCAGCTGATGATTAAGCCAGCTACTACAATAGATAATAAATACATAAATAATTCTTTAGGGAAATAATATGTCATTATTACAAGAATTATACCAATAACTGCTGATACTAAAATCCCTACCATTGGAATACCAGTACGAGATAAGGAAGCGAAAATTTTTGGTGCATTTCCTTCTTTTGCTAAACCATAAAGCATACGAGATGTACCATATAAAATACCATTATATGCAGATAATGCTGCTACTAATACAACAAAGTTTAAAATATTAGCTGCTGCTGGAATACCAATATTAGAGAAAATCTGTACAAATGGACTGCCTTGAAGACCAACTTGATCCCATGAAGAAAGACTCATCAATACTACCATAGTACCGATATAGAAAATTAAAATACGAATTAAAATTTGATTTATAGCTTTTGGTAAAGTTTTTTCTGGATTTTCAGCTTCTCCTGCTGTTATCCCAATTAAATCTACACCACCAAAAGAGAACATAACTACTACTAAAGAAGCCGCAAAGCCCCAAGCACCGTTAGGAAAAAATCCACCATTTACCCATAAATTACTGAAATTTTGAGGGAATGGTCCCATTGTTGTAAAAATTAAATACAAACCGAAAACAATCATACAGCAAATAGCTGTTATTTTAATAAATGATGCCCAATATTCTGATTCACCATAAAAACTTACATTGATTAAATTAACAGTTATAATTACTAAAATACAAATTAAAATAGTGAGCCATTGTGGAAAATCAGGTAACCAGAAATTGACATATGTTGCTGTTGCGGATAATTCAGCCATACCAGCTATCATATATAAAAACCAATAATTCCAACCTGCTAAATAACCTGCAAATCTATGCCAATATTTATCAGCAAAATAACTGAAAGAACCAGATACTGGTTCTCTAACAGACATTTCACCCAACATTCTCATGACAAAGAAAATAAAAATCCCTGCTAATAAATAAGATAAAATAATACCAGGCCCTACTAATTTGATTGTTGGTGCAGAACCATAAAATAAACCTGTACCAACAGAAGCCCCTAAAGCAATCATTTGCATATGACGACTTTTTAAGCCCCTCTTCATTTTGTGTTCATTATTATCCATATCTATCCACCTTTTTTAATAAAATCTAAAAACATAAATAATATATTATCATTTACCTTATCAACTTTACAATAAACAAATAAAAAATCCCTATAAATAATAAAATAATATGTATAAAAATTACAGACAAAAAGCACTAACTATCAAAAATCAATAGTTAATGCTTTTCATCTTAATTCATACCTTATTATACTTTTGCTCTCAATTTATATGTTATATAAATAAATGCTACCCAAACTACTAATGCCCCTAAAGATATTCTCATGTCTTCCATAAAGAACATAATCACTACAATAGCAGCTAAGAAAATAAAACAAAAATAATTAATATACGGGAATAAAAATGCTTTAAAATGAAGTTCATCCAAACGATTTTCCTGTATGAATTTCATTCTAAATTTCATATGAGTTATAGCTATAGTTGCCCATGTGATAACAAGTGCTGCAACTACAGTTGATAATAAATACATGAAAACTTTTTCAGGTAAAATATAAGTCAAAATTACAAGCAATAAAGAAATTGCTGTAGATACCAAAATACCTACCATTGGTATACCACGACGAGATAAAGAAGCAAACATCTTAGGTGCATTTCCATTTTGCGCCAAATTGTGCAAAATACGAGATGTACTATATAAACTACTATTGTATACAGAAAGTGCTGCTACAATTACTACGAAGTTTAAAATATTAGCTGCCGCTGGAACACCGATATTAGAGAAAATCTGTACAAATGGGCTAGCATTTAAACCAACTTCATCCCATGGAGCAAGTGTCATCAATACTACCATAGTACCAATGTAGAAAATTAAGATACGAAGCAATACTTCATTTATAGCTCTTGGTAAAGTTTTTTCTGGATTTTCAGCTTCTCCTGCTGCAATACCGATTAATTCTACACCGCCAAAAGAAAACATAACTACAGCTAAAGACTGTGCAAATCCCCAAGCACCATTAGGGAAAAAGCCACCATTATTCCATAAATTACTAAAATTATCAGGAAATGGTCCCATTGTTGTAAATATCAAATAAAAACCAAATACAATCATACAGCAGATAGCTAAAATTTTAATAAATGATGCCCAAAATTCTGCTTCACCAAAAGTTTTTACATTGATTAAATTTACAGTTGTTACTACTACAATACAGACTAAAACTGTTATCCAATGAGGTACATCAGGAAACCAATAATTTACATAAATAGCAATTGCAGATAATTCCGCAAAGCAAACTAATAAATATAAAAACCAATAATTCCAACCTGCTAAATAACCTGCAAAAGGACCTAAATATTTATTCGCAAAATAAACAAATGAACCAGAAACAGGCTCTTTTACAGACATTTCCCCTACCATTCTCATGATACAGAAAATGAAAACACCAGCTAAAGCATAAGATAAAATAATCCCTGGACCTACTAATTTAATTGTTGGTGCAGAACCATAAAACAGCCCCGTACCAATAGAAGTACCAAGTGCAATCATTTGCATATGGCGATTTTTCAGCCCTCGCTTCATTTTATTATTTTCATCACTCATAATAATCCACCTTTAAAATTATTCTTTATACATATGTTCAATACGTGCTACAGCCAATGTACTTACTACATCGCCTGTTACATTGAGTGCAGTATGAATCATATCTATTAAACGGAAGATACCAACTATCATACCCATAATTTCAATAGGAAGCCCCATTGTTGTAAGTAACATTATAGTCAATACAATGCCACTGTTTGGAATACCAGGAGTACCTATGGAAATCAATGTAGTCATAAAGATAAACATCACTTGTTGCATTAAAGAAAGTTCTACACCATATACTTGAGCTACAAATAATACAGTAACAGCATAATATACAGCAATCCCATTCATATTGATAGTTGCACCAATAGGCAAAGTAAATGATGCCAATTCATCTTTTACTTTAAATTTTTCTTCAGTAACACGTAAGCTAACAGGTAAAGTACCAGAACTACTTGTTGTACTAAATGCTACTAACCAAACCTCTGTAATTTTAGTAAAGAAATCTTTCAATGAAATCTTAGCAATGTATTTAATAATAAATACATACATAAATAACACTACAGAAAAAGCACCTATGTAATGAGTTAAAATAAATTTACCTAAAATATTAAAAATAGATAAACCATATTCGCCAACACTACAAGCAACTAAAGCAGTTACCCCAAATGGAGTTACTTGCATTACCATATCTGTGATTTTAAACATAATAATATTGGCTTCATCAATAACTTTTTTAATATTTTTTACTCTATCACCCAAAATAGTTATCGCAATACCAATAAATACCCCAAATACGATAATTTGCATTAAATTACCTGTAGCTAAAGCTGTTATCGGATTATCAGGAACCATGCTCAAAATAGTCTGGCTAACAGTCATTGGCTCAGCAGGTTTTATCACTTCGCCTGTATCTACAATTTGACTTACAGCAAAATCAGCACCTGGCTTCATTATATGTGCCACAATAAGACCAATAATTGCAGAAAGCACTGTAGTTACAATATAAAACCCTACTACCTTTGTTCCTATGCGTTTTAATTTTCCAATATCACCTATACTAGATATTCCACTAATAATAGATAAAAATACAACAGGAACAACAATCATTTTAATGAGTTTTAAAAATAAATCTCCAATAGGTTGTAACCATAAAATATCTTTTTGAAAAATAAGACCTAAGATAATCCCTATCCCAAAACCTAGAAAAACTTTAGCGCTCATACTAAGATTTTTCAAATTATCACACCCTTAATTTATAAAATAATACGCTTTCCATTATATCATACAATCCATAAAAAATTTACATATTTACATTATTTTTAAGAAAAAAGATAAAAATTTTATACATTTTATCCATAATAAACCTTATTATTTACAAAATGCTCTATGATTAATAGCTAAAAATAAAAAGCTTGATAAAATCTTATCTATATTTTCTAAGATTTCATCAAGCTTTCCTATATTACTTATTTTATTATTTATCTTAAATTATTTATTCCAATAATCTTTATGAACTTCTACTACTTCATTTTCCACTTCTGGGAATGGACCTTCTACTTTTATATCTTTTTGACCTCTAGCGAATACTTCTCTACATGGTAAATCAAAAGTAGGATTTTGTTCATCATCACCAGTTAATTCCAAAAGGCGTTTTTCACTAATACCATAAACTACTTTACCTACATTACCCCAATATATAGCACCTGCACACATTGCACAAGGTTCAGCAGTAGAATAAAGAGTGCAATTCCATAAGAAATCTTTACTGTATTTTTTAGAAGCTTTTATCATTAAGCTAGTTTCAGCATGACCACTACAATTATATTCTGTGATTTCAATATTTTCTTGTTCTAATAAAATATTGCCTTCACCGTCTACTAAGATAGCACCAAATGGAGTATTTCCATGTTCACGAGATTTTTTTGATACTTCAATTGCTTTTCTTAAATAAAATAAATGATCCATAATTTTACCTCACAAATTACTTATAATTAATATTTCTTTTGTCTAATTAATTGATAATGAATAAATTTTGTATCTACATATTCATTAGCATAAAAGACAGGTTCATCATTATTATCAAAATTGATAATATCGCAATTTAAAAAGCTTGTTATTTGTTCACATTTAAAATAATCAGTCAAAGAAGATAATTCCTGATTTGTTATTGTAGATAATTCTACTTTGTCCCAAATAATTGTACGCTTTAAAAATTCGCTAAAATATTTATATATAGACATATCTAAGCAGTTTTGCAAAAAATTCTCTTTAACTATTTTTACAGGAATTCTATCAACACAATAAATAGCTGGCATCTCATTAGCATAAAACATTCGCTCAACAATAAAAACTTCCTCATTATTATCTAACTGTAATTTCTTAGCTTCATCATCTGTAGCTAAACGCTTATTAGTAGATAACACTTCTGTTTTTACCTCATAACCACTATTAGCAATTACATCACGTAAATCTCCAATAGGATTAAATACTACATTCATGCCCAAAGCTTGTTGATTAACGAATGTTCCTTTTCCCTGTTTACGAAAAATAATACCTTCACTAGCAAGCTCATTTAATGCACTTCTTACAGTAATTCTACTAACACCTAATTCTTGAGCCAATAATTCTTCTCTAGGGAGCTTGTTTGATATAGATAAATCCATTGATTGTATATACTGTAAAATAGATTGTTTTGTCAATTGACTCAATGCTTGTTCTTTTACTTTACAAAATTTCATTTACAATTCCTCTACTAATTAACTAATTTTGTTTTAATTATATGACTGAAAAAATCAAGCTGTCAATTTATCTCTACCAGATATATCCATATTTTATTTTGTTTTAAAAATTTCACTATAATTAAATAAAGTATTCAAAATAATAGCTGTAACAGTGCCTGTAAAAATACCATTTTCTAGAAGCATTTTCAAAATTTCTGGCATTTCATTAAAAAGCCCTGGTGTAACAGTTGTTCCTAAACCAATACCAATACTACAAGCT
Coding sequences:
- a CDS encoding DUF3221 domain-containing protein, whose protein sequence is MKKFRILLMMVLCLAFASTAAFAAAANKAVDNVVSMHGQIVSINDDMITIKDTNSDNTVALIVRWDTEILNGKNGEDVDLNRLHVGDELTAYYSSISTRSLPPQSRAYALVMGDGQHDGIYMHVSKVDKVKNGVKFLNTNEDMFVTIPENVEDDAKELKQGDKVLVWYDFVAMSMPGQATATKAVILD
- a CDS encoding precorrin-2 dehydrogenase/sirohydrochlorin ferrochelatase family protein, which gives rise to MYPINLILDNKPCVVLGGGHVALRKVKGLLEAKAKVTVISPQIVEGLAKLVETKAIIWQKKCYEQGDLTDFILAICAIGNEEVNAQVRKEANQKKVILNVVDRLEFCDFALPAKIRRGDLLVTFSTNGKSPALSRYLRCKMEREFDETYANWLDKLVQLRKEAIEKLPTSDDREIFWRSALSDDVMELVRAKKYDEAEASIRDAISGFRA
- a CDS encoding VOC family protein, yielding MNLEVIHHVAIIVSDYAKSRHFYVDLLGFEVIREHHREDRNDYKLDLKLGSCELEIFGKADAPKRVNNPEACGLRHLAFKVECIEKTVAELEKLGIECEPIRWDDFTQKKMTFFKDPDGLPLELHE
- the ychF gene encoding redox-regulated ATPase YchF, with translation MSNLEVGIVGLPNVGKSTLFNAITKAGAEAANYPFCTIEPNVGVVDVPDERLKVLHEMYNSKKTTPASVSFVDIAGLVKGASRGEGLGNKFLSHIRQVDAVAHVVRCFASGDITHVEGSVDPIRDIEIINTELCLADLDSVEKRLDRVSRTAKSGNKEARAEEAVLEKVKKVVEEAIPARQAKLSEDELELIKDLNLLTLKPTLYVANVSEDEAATAENDNEYVAKVKEYAQKENAGVVVISAKVESEIAELDEEEANEFLSDLGLDESGLNKLIKAAFKLLGLMTFLTAGEDECRAWTIKVGTKAPQAAGKIHSDIERGFIRAEIVSYDDLVASGSVAAAREKGQVRVEGKDYIMQDGDVTHFRFNV
- a CDS encoding LTA synthase family protein produces the protein MSEYLSAGSGHNLILTAIYSGAKLSLQTAGGLTLCMLIGFIAETIWHRLKYFRYICSFVILFITTLLFVARFPFYQQFHSGFNQMLFTAMHEDLYALFISLVEEFQLPLKLLLIIALVAILNYAFNKFLVYSFKVKRWQILPEKIKTVSLLMCIYVLGTLSLYGGGWSWKSGVNWENAGITNDTFLNESILDDYQAIYRAYANQMRMEACNGLSFSAQNVRDLAKSLTNKDGGNDLSIYLAKEATGAKIEKPKHIFVIVSESYANWPLLDKYSNLHIADNMKKIIAEDDTIYTSHMLPSGSSTVGALMTMVTGMANSNLYLTTMPEALANPYITATAPQMKNLGYETSFWYAGPATWENIQEFTLAQGFDNFYSRGNIDPNATGSVWGADDEYLYDAIFKQIDDNKMTFSVILNTSNHSPFNIDLEKEGFDVSKVIEGLPDKEKNNQELIKELGHFWYADKMASDFINKVKAKYPDSLFIFVGDHADRYNIDKVPTMYERYSVPLIITGKGIQKDLLPEDMAGSQIDIMPTVIDLIAPEGFTYYSVGKSLSENKLGQSYAFWITADAIGNTDDLVEKPQYFNREALPDRTVLENYINGVRAISWWLGKYGTIIDEALLQ
- a CDS encoding amino acid permease, whose amino-acid sequence is MSDENNKMKRGLKNRHMQMIALGTSIGTGLFYGSAPTIKLVGPGIILSYALAGVFIFCIMRMVGEMSVKEPVSGSFVYFANKYLGPFAGYLAGWNYWFLYLLVCFAELSAIAIYVNYWFPDVPHWITVLVCIVVVTTVNLINVKTFGEAEFWASFIKILAICCMIVFGFYLIFTTMGPFPDNFSNLWNNGGFFPNGAWGFAQSLAVVMFSFGGVELIGIAAGEAENPEKTLPRAINEVLLRILIFYIGTMVVLMTLAPWDEVGLNASPFVQIFSNIGVPAAANILNFVVIVAALSVYNSSLYSTSRILHNLAQNGNAPKMFASLSRRGIPMVGILVSTAISLLLVILTYILPEKVFMYLLSTVVAALVITWATIAITHMKFRMKFIQENRLDELHFKAFLFPYINYFCFIFLAAIVVIMFFMEDMRISLGALVVWVAFIYITYKLRAKV
- a CDS encoding SIMPL domain-containing protein, producing the protein MRKFSLVGLVMALCILFSCSLVQAQDLRTISVDGSSTIKVAPDKATISISIENTAKDAKLASAQNAQIMQNIQSAILGLAITKDKMQTTNYNLYPVYNTKDNSREIIGYSVSNEITVTIDNIDMVGTVIDTAINAGASNVNSIEFGLKDSQVYKDKVLQQAIADAKRKAQVVANSLEKSIVNVVSVNTGSTYIEAKNFNNAMYMRAADATGATSPIQSGDISVRANVSVVFEMN
- a CDS encoding amino acid permease, with the translated sequence MDNNEHKMKRGLKSRHMQMIALGASVGTGLFYGSAPTIKLVGPGIILSYLLAGIFIFFVMRMLGEMSVREPVSGSFSYFADKYWHRFAGYLAGWNYWFLYMIAGMAELSATATYVNFWLPDFPQWLTILICILVIITVNLINVSFYGESEYWASFIKITAICCMIVFGLYLIFTTMGPFPQNFSNLWVNGGFFPNGAWGFAASLVVVMFSFGGVDLIGITAGEAENPEKTLPKAINQILIRILIFYIGTMVVLMSLSSWDQVGLQGSPFVQIFSNIGIPAAANILNFVVLVAALSAYNGILYGTSRMLYGLAKEGNAPKIFASLSRTGIPMVGILVSAVIGIILVIMTYYFPKELFMYLLSIVVAGLIISWFIITITHMKFRLKFTRENRLDELKFKSLFYPYTNYFCILFLIAVVVIMTQIPDMLISIIVLPIWVIFIYMTYLFKKKD
- a CDS encoding methylglyoxal synthase — its product is MKTIALIAHDQKKEEMLEFVGNHLDVLKQFHLVATRTTGTLINEKYNLNVETMMSGPLGGDQQIGAMVATEKVDYVIFMRDPLNAQPHEPDINALLRICDVHNIPLATNRRSGHILIKYAGEKL